From the Xiphophorus maculatus strain JP 163 A chromosome 20, X_maculatus-5.0-male, whole genome shotgun sequence genome, one window contains:
- the LOC102230038 gene encoding thioredoxin reductase 1, cytoplasmic-like: MPPIEKDTGKNELKTKIQKLIDSNQVVVFSKSYCPYCIQVKDLFKELKIEFNVMELDLMENGSNYQEMLLEMTGQRTVPQVFINKTHVGGCDKTMQAHKDGSLQQLLSGEKEVYDYDLIVIGGGSGGLACSKEAAMLGKKVMVLDYVVPTPTGTTWGLGGTCVNVGCIPKKLMHQTALLATAIQDARKFGWEFDESVKHNWDTMKTAVNSYIGSLNWGYRVALRDKNVDYVNAYAEFIEPHKIKATNKRGKETFHTAARFVLATGERPRYLGVPGDKEYCITSDDLFSLSYCPGKTLVIGASYVALECGGFLAGLGLDVTVMVRSILLRGFDQEMANRAGAHMETHGVKFIRKFVPTKIEQLEEGSPGRLKVTAKSTETDETIEDEYNTVLIAVGRNACTDKIGLDKAGVKVNPKNGKIPVNDEEQTNVPHIYAIGDILEEKWELTPVAIQAGKLLARRLYGGSTVKCDYIHVPTTVFTPLEYGACGLSEERATELYGPDNIEVYHSLFWPLEFTVPSRDNNQCYAKIICNKLDSDRVVGFHYLGPNAGEVTQGFGAAMKCGATKEHFDATIGIHPTCAEVFTTLEVSKRSGGDITQSGC, encoded by the exons ATGCCTCCCATCGAAAAAGACACCGGCAAAAATGAACTCAAAACTAAGATACAGAAGCTTATTGACTCTAACCAAGTGGTGGTCTTCAGCAAAAGCTACTGTCCGTATTGTATCCAG GTGAAGGATTTGTTCAAGGAGCTGAAAATCGAGTTCAACGTGATGGAGCTGGACCTCATGG AGAATGGATCCAACTACCAGGAGATGTTGCTGGAGATGACTGGACAGAGGACAGTTCCTCAGGTCTTCATCAACAAGACGCATGTTGGTGGTTGTGACAAAACCATGCAG GCTCACAAAGACGGCAGCCTACAGCAGCTCCTCAGCGGGGAAAAGGAAGTGTACGATTACGACCTCATAGTCATCGGAGGTGGATCAGGAGGCCTGGCCTGCTCTAAG GAAGCGGCCATGTTGGGGAAGAAGGTCATGGTGTTGGACTACGTTGTTCCCACACCAACAGGAACCACATGGG GTCTTGGTGGAACCTGCGTGAACGTCGGCTGTATCCCCAAGAAGCTGATGCACCAGACGGCCCTGCTGGCTACAGCCATCCAGGACGCACGAAAGTTCGGTTGGGAGTTTGACGAGTCGG tGAAACACAACTGGGACACCATGAAGACTGCAGTCAACAGCTACATTGGCTCTCTGAACTGGGGCTACAGGGTGGCGCTGAGGGACAAGAACGTGGACTACGTCAACGCCTATGCGGAGTTCATCGAACCACACAAAATCAAG gCAACAAACAAACGAGGGAAGGAGACGTTTCACACAGCAGCCAGGTTTGTGTTGGCCACAGGGGAAAGGCCGCGTTACCTGGGAGTCCCTGGAGACAAGGAGTACTGCATCACCAG TGACGACTTGTTCTCGCTGTCCTACTGCCCGGGGAAGACGTTGGTGATCGGAGCGTCCTACGTGGCTCTGGAGTGTGGCGGCTTCCTGGCCGGCCTGGGCCTCGACGTCACCGTCATGGTGCGCTCCATCCTGCTGAGGGGCTTTGACCAGGAAATGGCCAACCGCGCCGGAGCGCACATGGAGACGCACGGCGTCAAATTCATCCGCAAATTTGTGCCAACGAAG atCGAGCAGCTGGAGGAAGGCAGCCCCGGCAGGCTGAAGGTGACGGCCAAGTCCACAGAGACGGACGAGACGATTGAGGACGAGTACAACACG GTGTTGATCGCAGTGGGTCGGAACGCATGCACCGATAAGATCGGTCTGGACAAGGCGGGGGTCAAAGTGAACCCAAA AAATGGAAAGATTCCAGTGAACGATGAGGAACAGACCAACGTTCCCCACATCTACGCCATCGGAGACATTCTGGAGGAAAAGTGGGAGCTGACGCCCGTCGCCATCCAAGCTGGGAAGTTACTGGCGCGTCGTCTCTATGGCGGATCCACCGTCAAG TGTGACTACATCCACGTTCCCACCACGGTTTTCACCCCACTGGAGTACGGCGCCTGTGGCCTGTCGGAGGAGAGAGCCACCGAGCTGTACGGCCCGGACAACATCGAG GTGTACCACAGTCTGTTCTGGCCTCTGGAGTTCACTGTGCCGAGCCGCGACAACAACCAATGCTACGCCAAGATCATCTGCAACAAACTGGACAGC GACCGAGTCGTCGGGTTCCACTACCTGGGGCCAAACGCGGGGGAGGTGACGCAGGGCTTCGGTGCCGCCATGAAATGTGGAGCGACCAAGGAGCACTTTGACGCCACCATCGGCATCCACCCGACCTGCGCTGAG gtcTTTACCACCTTGGAGGTGTCAAAGAGGTCAGGTGGAGACATCACCCAGTCTGGTTGCTGA
- the LOC111605793 gene encoding uncharacterized protein LOC111605793, whose amino-acid sequence MVRTCCIVGCNVRSHDRSGKKIENGLSFHCFPAWKQREGEHVSELTKRRRLAWISAVKRPDINFSNIPRYIQVCSKHFHSGKPSYEMDEQNPDWVPTLLMSPPLNMSKSDGRSRRLKRHCSGAATDVWDRQVEKQVPETPSETPEEPNNKHTAVLTIEEELCEAAGQEDQHEPAAKRPQIKCQLCEERMAEVDRLLQENRELRSELNKQQLAESFFKDDTKKVTYYTGLPCFAVLLSLFNTVMPFLPASRKLSQFQMLVLTLMRLRLDLPVQHLCHLFNVSHKTLSDIFSDTLDVLYSHLKPVVNWPERHCLQAAMPPQFLKTFRKRVAIIVDCFEIGTEKPSNLKARAQSFSQHKGRHTMKYLIGITPHGSISFISNGWGGRASDKHIAENCGLLSNLLPGDVVLAGRGFDIKDGVGMMCAEVRMPSFTRGRGQLYAKDVEDTQAVAHLRIRVNRVIGCMRNKFKVLHGTVPVSLLLTCEGEETTLLDKIVFVCCSLVNMVVKSNTKNTSTC is encoded by the exons ATGGTTCGCACCTGTTGTATTGTTGGCTGTAACGTCCGGTCACACGACCGCAGTGGCAAAAAGATAGAAAACGGACTTTCGTTTCATTGTTTCCCTGCCTGGAAACAACGGGAGGGAGAACATGTATCTGAGCTAACCAAAAGAAGACGGTTGGCCTGGATATCAGCGGTGAAACGTCCTGATATAAACTTCTCCAACATTCCAAGATACATACAAGTTTGTTCCAAACATTTCCATTCTG GCAAACCTTCATATGAAATGGATGAGCAGAATCCAGACTGGGTTCCAACTCTGTTGATGAGCCCCCCCTTAAATATGTCGAAATCAGACGGACGTTCCCGTCGGTTAAAGAGGCACTGCAGCGGTGCAGCGACGGACGTGTGGGATCGACAAGTGGAGAAGCAGGTTCCAGAGACTCCATCAGAAACCCCAGAAGAGCCAAATAATAAACACACAGCAGTGCTAACTATAGAAGAGGAGCTCTGTGAGGCTGCAGGTCAGGAAGACCAACATGAACCAGCAGCAAAAAGGCCACAAATCAAATGTCAGCTGTGTGAAGAGAGAATGGCAGAAGTAGACCGTCTGTTACAGGAGAACAGGGAGCTCAGGTCCGAGCTCAACAAACAACAGCTGGCCGAGAGTTTTTTTAAGGACGACACAAAAAAGGTCACATATTACACAGGACTTCCTTGCTTTGCCGTCTTGTTGTCGTTGTTTAACACCGTTATGCCTTTTCTGCCAGCATCAAGAAAACTGTCACAATTTCAAATGCTTGTACTTACACTGATGCGTCTTAGACTCGATCTGCCTGTTCAGCATCTTTGCCACCTTTTTAATGTGTCACACAAAACACTGTCTGATATTTTCAGTGACACCCTAGATGTGTTGTACTCACACCTTAAGCCGGTGGTGAACTGGCCCGAGAGGCATTGCTTACAAGCCGCCATGCCGCCtcagtttttgaaaacatttagaaagcGTGTGGCGATTATTGTCGACTGTTTCGAAATAGGCACAGAAAAGCCCTCAAATTTAAAAGCACGCGCACAGTCCTTCTCTCAGCACAAAGGCAGACACACAATGAAATACCTGATTGGTATCACGCCGCACGgttcaatttcttttatttctaacGGATGGGGCGGGCGTGCATCAGACAAGCACATAGCAGAAAACTGTGGCCTTCTCTCCAATTTATTACCTGGGGACGTCGTGTTAGCTGGCAGAGGCTTCGATATTAAAGACGGTGTAGGAATGATGTGCGCCGAGGTCAGAATGCCATCATTCACTAGAGGGAGAGGTCAGCTCTACGCTAAAGATGTCGAAGACACGCAAGCTGTAGCTCACCTCAGAATCCGCGTGAACAGAGTGATCGGTTGCATGAGGAACAAATTCAAAGTGTTACACGGAACTGTGCCGGTGAGTTTGCTGCTCACATGTGAGGGAGAAGAGACGACACTCCTTGATAagattgtgtttgtgtgctgcaGTTTGGTGAACATGGTtgtaaaatcaaacacaaaaaacacctCCACATGTTAA